A region of the Gammaproteobacteria bacterium genome:
AATCTGGTAATCCGGGTTTACCTTCAATTTCCGTTGTTCCAGCCCGCTTTTAAATCTGCTGACAATAGACTTGGCGGTTTTCTTACAGGCATCTGCAAATAAAATGACGAATTCGTCACCGCTCATTCTCGCAATGACGTCGGAATCCCGGGATATCACTTCCAGGTTTTCGGCGAAAACAGACAGGGTTCGATCGCGTGGCTTGATGCCATGACCAGTGCCTGCTGGCGCGCCTCCCGGAAGTTGATCCAGGATTTGTAAAAATCCGGTAGCGGCTGCAGCCTGCCAGCAACGCGATGCAGGCGGCGGTCGGGCAGCGCTTGAAGATTCGGTTCAGGGATTCCTCATGATACAAACCCGTTTATCTTAACAGTTTTGGCAACGGGAAAATCACGTCTTCGGTGAACCCGAGTGCGGATACCTTACCGGCACCGTGCTGCTGTAAAAAACTGATAACGTTCTGCACCAGTAATTCGGGTGCGGACGCTCCTGCCGTCACTCCGATGCAGGATTTGTTTTCAAGCCATTCGGTCTGTATGTCGTCCTCGTTATCGATAAGATAGCCTTCGATCTGTTTATTCTCGGCGATTTCACGTAATCGATTCGAGTTCGAACTGTTGCGCGAGCCAACCACCAGTATCAGGTCGCATTTTTCGGCGAGCTGCTTGACCGCATCCTGGCGGTTCTGCGTGGCATAACAGATATCTTCCTTCTTCGGCCCCTGGATTTCAGGGAACGTCTCGAACAGGCAATCTATGACGATGGCGGTGTCGTCCTTTGATAATGTTGTTTGCGTGACGAAGCGCAGCTTCTGCTGGTCGCGCACCTTGAGATTACGCACGTCGTCGGCAGATTCAACCAGGTAAATTTCACCACCGTTTGAATGGTCGTACTGGCCCATGGTGCCCTCGACTTCCGGGTGTCCCCGGTGCCCGATCAGCACGGTTTCGATTCCCTTGCGACTATAGCGACTGACCTCCATGTGTACCTTGGTGACCAGCGGACAGGTCGCGTCAAAGACCTTGAGCTGACGTCGTTTGGCCTCTTGCTGCACAGCTTTGGAAACGCCATGAGCGCTGAAGATCACGTAATTATCGTCAGGAATCTGGTCGAGTTCCTCGACAAATATCGCGCCCTTGCTTTTGAGGTCGTCGACGACATAGCGGTTGTGTACAACTTCGTGACGCACGTAGATCGGTGCGCCGAATAGCTGCAGCGCGCGCTCGACAATTTCGATGGCGCGGTCTACCCCGGCGCAGAATCCACGTGGGTTGGCTAGCAGAATTTCCATTAGTGCAAGACTTTCGGTTCGGCCGGGTCGTTATCGACAGCAACGATTTTAACGCTGTAACGAACCGTTTGACCAGCGAGCGGATGATTGAGATCGACACGTACTTCGTGGTCGTTAAAGTCCAGTATCGTGCCCGGAAGCGTTTCTCCTTCCTCGTTGGCAAACTCGATGATCAAACCCTTCTCGAGCTCGATGTCCGGGTCAAATTCGGTACGCGCCATCGAGCGAAACAGGGTTTCGTCAATATAGCCAAAAGCGAGATCAGGGCCGATATCAATGGTCTGCTCATCACCTTCCTTCAACCCGATCAACGCCAATTCCAGTCCTTCGGCCATTTCACCGTGACCCAGCGCCACTGTCATCGGCTCGTCGTCGAAGTTGTCTTCGAGCACGCGGTCGTCGGTTAGGCCAATTCGATAGAAAAGCGTTACTCGACTGTTACGTTCTATCATGCTCATGCTACTCGTGCTCAGGTTTTCCGATGCCGGCGAAACTGGTCAGGATCAACAGGGCAGCGCCG
Encoded here:
- a CDS encoding diguanylate cyclase, translated to MSVFAENLEVISRDSDVIARMSGDEFVILFADACKKTAKSIVSRFKSGLEQRKLKVNPDYQIGFSHGIVEFYPDVHSSIGELLNAGDELMYAQKHQQ
- a CDS encoding FKBP-type peptidyl-prolyl cis-trans isomerase, with translation MSMIERNSRVTLFYRIGLTDDRVLEDNFDDEPMTVALGHGEMAEGLELALIGLKEGDEQTIDIGPDLAFGYIDETLFRSMARTEFDPDIELEKGLIIEFANEEGETLPGTILDFNDHEVRVDLNHPLAGQTVRYSVKIVAVDNDPAEPKVLH
- the ispH gene encoding 4-hydroxy-3-methylbut-2-enyl diphosphate reductase, whose protein sequence is MEILLANPRGFCAGVDRAIEIVERALQLFGAPIYVRHEVVHNRYVVDDLKSKGAIFVEELDQIPDDNYVIFSAHGVSKAVQQEAKRRQLKVFDATCPLVTKVHMEVSRYSRKGIETVLIGHRGHPEVEGTMGQYDHSNGGEIYLVESADDVRNLKVRDQQKLRFVTQTTLSKDDTAIVIDCLFETFPEIQGPKKEDICYATQNRQDAVKQLAEKCDLILVVGSRNSSNSNRLREIAENKQIEGYLIDNEDDIQTEWLENKSCIGVTAGASAPELLVQNVISFLQQHGAGKVSALGFTEDVIFPLPKLLR